One window of the Trifolium pratense cultivar HEN17-A07 linkage group LG2, ARS_RC_1.1, whole genome shotgun sequence genome contains the following:
- the LOC123909197 gene encoding nucleobase-ascorbate transporter 1 isoform X4: MRAIQGALIVASSIQIVLGYSQVWGLFSRFFSPLGMAPVVGLVGLGLIHRGFPTLGNCVEIGIPMLLLVIGLSQYLKHVRPFRDIPIFERFPVLICVAIVWIYSVILTASGAYSHRPSITQHNCRTDRANLISTAPWYLKITILFLLIRFILTVITKVSFHGYRFMFPYPLQWGPPTFSAGHSFAMMSAVLVSMVESTGAYKAASRLAIATPPPAYVLSRGIGWQGIGILLDGLYGTGTGSTVSVENVGLLGLTRVGSRRVVQISAGFMIFFSTLGKFGAVFASIPFPIFAALYCVLFGLVGAVGISFLQFTNMNSMRNLIIIGLSLFLGISVPQFFNEYWTSSHHGPVHTDAGWFNAFLNTIFSSPATVGLIVAVILDNTLEVEKSKKDRGMPWWVKFRTFRGDNRNEEFYTLPFNLNRFFPPT; the protein is encoded by the exons ATGCGAGCTATACAAGGAGCTTTAATTGTAGCTTCAAGTATTCAGATAGTCCTCGGTTACAGCCAAGTCTGGGGTCTTTTTTCAAG ATTTTTCAGTCCTCTTGGCATGGCACCTGTAGTTGGATTGGTTGGACTAGGATTAATTCATCGAGGATTTCCCACG TTAGGGAACTGTGTAGAAATTGGTATACCGATGCTGTTGTTGGTCATTGGATTGTCACAA TATCTAAAGCATGTGAGACCATTTAGAGACATTCCTATCTTTGAACGTTTCCCGGTTTTGATTTGTGTTGCAATTGTTTGGATCTATTCTGTCATCTTGACTGCCAGTGGAGCTTACAGTCATAGACCTTCTATAACACAACATAATTGTCGTACGGACCGAGCTAATCTGATATCTACTGCCCCATGGTACctcaaaataacaattttatttCTCCTGATTCGTTTCATACTTACGGTGATTACTAAGGTTTCTTTTCATGGTTATAGGTTCATGTTCCCGTACCCTTTACAGTGGGGTCCGCCCACATTTTCTGCTGGTCATTCATTTGCTATGATGTCTGCAGTTCTTGTCTCAATGGTGGAG TCAACTGGTGCGTATAAGGCAGCATCTCGGCTGGCGATTGCCACTCCACCTCCTGCTTATGTGTTGAGTCGAGGCATTGGTTGGCAG GGGATTGGTATCTTGCTTGATGGTCTTTATGGAACGGGGACTGGTTCCACTGTTTCTGT GGAAAATGTGGGACTTCTTGGCCTGACTCGAGTTGGAAGTCGCAGAGTTGTTCAGATTTCTGCTGGTTTTATGATATTCTTCTCTACTTTAG GAAAGTTTGGAGCTGTATTTGCATCTATACCCTTCCCGATATTTGCTGCATTGTACTGCGTTCTATTTGGTCTTGTTG GTGCAGTTGGAATATCATTTCTTCAGTTTACAAACATGAACTCTATGAGAAATCTTATCATCATTGGTCTCTCATTGTTCCTTGGAATATCTGTTCCCCAATTTTTCAATGAATACTGGACTTCTTCACACCATGGCCCTGTTCATACTGACGCCGGATGG TTCAATGCATTTTTAAATACAATATTCTCGTCACCAGCAACAGTAGGATTGATTGTAGCAGTCATCCTCGACAACACTCTTGAAGTTGAAAAGTCGAAGAAAGATCGTGGGATGCCATGGTGGGTGAAGTTTAGAACATTTAGAGGTGATAATAGAAATGAAGAATTTTATACTTTGCCGTTCAATCTTAACAGGTTCTTCCCACCTACATGA
- the LOC123909197 gene encoding nucleobase-ascorbate transporter 1 isoform X2, translating to MADITHPPMEQLQDLEYCIDSNPPWAETILLAFQNYILMLGTSVMIPSLLVPAMGGSSGDKARVIQTLLFVAGINTLLQALFGTRLPAVVGGSFAYVIPVAYIIGDSSLQRINDPHERFIHTMRAIQGALIVASSIQIVLGYSQVWGLFSRFFSPLGMAPVVGLVGLGLIHRGFPTLGNCVEIGIPMLLLVIGLSQYLKHVRPFRDIPIFERFPVLICVAIVWIYSVILTASGAYSHRPSITQHNCRTDRANLISTAPWFMFPYPLQWGPPTFSAGHSFAMMSAVLVSMVESTGAYKAASRLAIATPPPAYVLSRGIGWQGIGILLDGLYGTGTGSTVSVENVGLLGLTRVGSRRVVQISAGFMIFFSTLGKFGAVFASIPFPIFAALYCVLFGLVGAVGISFLQFTNMNSMRNLIIIGLSLFLGISVPQFFNEYWTSSHHGPVHTDAGWFNAFLNTIFSSPATVGLIVAVILDNTLEVEKSKKDRGMPWWVKFRTFRGDNRNEEFYTLPFNLNRFFPPT from the exons ATGGCCGACATTACTCATCCACCTATGGAACAACTTCAAGACCTTGAATACTGCATAGACTCTAATCCTCCATGGG CTGAAACTATCTTATTAGCTTTTCAAAATTACATTTTGATGCTTGGCACAAGTGTGATGATACCTTCATTGCTCGTTCCGGCTATGGGAGGAAGTTCT GGTGACAAGGCAAGGGTAATACAGACCCTTCTTTTTGTAGCCGGCATTAACACACTTCTCCAAGCACTTTTTGGAACAAGATTGCCTGCGGTAGTTGGAGGCTCATTTGCATATGTAATTCCAGTTGCTTATATTATCGGTGACTCTTCATTGCAACGAATTAATGATCCTCACGAA AGATTTATACATACAATGCGAGCTATACAAGGAGCTTTAATTGTAGCTTCAAGTATTCAGATAGTCCTCGGTTACAGCCAAGTCTGGGGTCTTTTTTCAAG ATTTTTCAGTCCTCTTGGCATGGCACCTGTAGTTGGATTGGTTGGACTAGGATTAATTCATCGAGGATTTCCCACG TTAGGGAACTGTGTAGAAATTGGTATACCGATGCTGTTGTTGGTCATTGGATTGTCACAA TATCTAAAGCATGTGAGACCATTTAGAGACATTCCTATCTTTGAACGTTTCCCGGTTTTGATTTGTGTTGCAATTGTTTGGATCTATTCTGTCATCTTGACTGCCAGTGGAGCTTACAGTCATAGACCTTCTATAACACAACATAATTGTCGTACGGACCGAGCTAATCTGATATCTACTGCCCCATG GTTCATGTTCCCGTACCCTTTACAGTGGGGTCCGCCCACATTTTCTGCTGGTCATTCATTTGCTATGATGTCTGCAGTTCTTGTCTCAATGGTGGAG TCAACTGGTGCGTATAAGGCAGCATCTCGGCTGGCGATTGCCACTCCACCTCCTGCTTATGTGTTGAGTCGAGGCATTGGTTGGCAG GGGATTGGTATCTTGCTTGATGGTCTTTATGGAACGGGGACTGGTTCCACTGTTTCTGT GGAAAATGTGGGACTTCTTGGCCTGACTCGAGTTGGAAGTCGCAGAGTTGTTCAGATTTCTGCTGGTTTTATGATATTCTTCTCTACTTTAG GAAAGTTTGGAGCTGTATTTGCATCTATACCCTTCCCGATATTTGCTGCATTGTACTGCGTTCTATTTGGTCTTGTTG GTGCAGTTGGAATATCATTTCTTCAGTTTACAAACATGAACTCTATGAGAAATCTTATCATCATTGGTCTCTCATTGTTCCTTGGAATATCTGTTCCCCAATTTTTCAATGAATACTGGACTTCTTCACACCATGGCCCTGTTCATACTGACGCCGGATGG TTCAATGCATTTTTAAATACAATATTCTCGTCACCAGCAACAGTAGGATTGATTGTAGCAGTCATCCTCGACAACACTCTTGAAGTTGAAAAGTCGAAGAAAGATCGTGGGATGCCATGGTGGGTGAAGTTTAGAACATTTAGAGGTGATAATAGAAATGAAGAATTTTATACTTTGCCGTTCAATCTTAACAGGTTCTTCCCACCTACATGA
- the LOC123909197 gene encoding nucleobase-ascorbate transporter 1 isoform X1: protein MADITHPPMEQLQDLEYCIDSNPPWAETILLAFQNYILMLGTSVMIPSLLVPAMGGSSGDKARVIQTLLFVAGINTLLQALFGTRLPAVVGGSFAYVIPVAYIIGDSSLQRINDPHERFIHTMRAIQGALIVASSIQIVLGYSQVWGLFSRFFSPLGMAPVVGLVGLGLIHRGFPTLGNCVEIGIPMLLLVIGLSQYLKHVRPFRDIPIFERFPVLICVAIVWIYSVILTASGAYSHRPSITQHNCRTDRANLISTAPWYLKITILFLLIRFILTVITKVSFHGYRFMFPYPLQWGPPTFSAGHSFAMMSAVLVSMVESTGAYKAASRLAIATPPPAYVLSRGIGWQGIGILLDGLYGTGTGSTVSVENVGLLGLTRVGSRRVVQISAGFMIFFSTLGKFGAVFASIPFPIFAALYCVLFGLVGAVGISFLQFTNMNSMRNLIIIGLSLFLGISVPQFFNEYWTSSHHGPVHTDAGWFNAFLNTIFSSPATVGLIVAVILDNTLEVEKSKKDRGMPWWVKFRTFRGDNRNEEFYTLPFNLNRFFPPT, encoded by the exons ATGGCCGACATTACTCATCCACCTATGGAACAACTTCAAGACCTTGAATACTGCATAGACTCTAATCCTCCATGGG CTGAAACTATCTTATTAGCTTTTCAAAATTACATTTTGATGCTTGGCACAAGTGTGATGATACCTTCATTGCTCGTTCCGGCTATGGGAGGAAGTTCT GGTGACAAGGCAAGGGTAATACAGACCCTTCTTTTTGTAGCCGGCATTAACACACTTCTCCAAGCACTTTTTGGAACAAGATTGCCTGCGGTAGTTGGAGGCTCATTTGCATATGTAATTCCAGTTGCTTATATTATCGGTGACTCTTCATTGCAACGAATTAATGATCCTCACGAA AGATTTATACATACAATGCGAGCTATACAAGGAGCTTTAATTGTAGCTTCAAGTATTCAGATAGTCCTCGGTTACAGCCAAGTCTGGGGTCTTTTTTCAAG ATTTTTCAGTCCTCTTGGCATGGCACCTGTAGTTGGATTGGTTGGACTAGGATTAATTCATCGAGGATTTCCCACG TTAGGGAACTGTGTAGAAATTGGTATACCGATGCTGTTGTTGGTCATTGGATTGTCACAA TATCTAAAGCATGTGAGACCATTTAGAGACATTCCTATCTTTGAACGTTTCCCGGTTTTGATTTGTGTTGCAATTGTTTGGATCTATTCTGTCATCTTGACTGCCAGTGGAGCTTACAGTCATAGACCTTCTATAACACAACATAATTGTCGTACGGACCGAGCTAATCTGATATCTACTGCCCCATGGTACctcaaaataacaattttatttCTCCTGATTCGTTTCATACTTACGGTGATTACTAAGGTTTCTTTTCATGGTTATAGGTTCATGTTCCCGTACCCTTTACAGTGGGGTCCGCCCACATTTTCTGCTGGTCATTCATTTGCTATGATGTCTGCAGTTCTTGTCTCAATGGTGGAG TCAACTGGTGCGTATAAGGCAGCATCTCGGCTGGCGATTGCCACTCCACCTCCTGCTTATGTGTTGAGTCGAGGCATTGGTTGGCAG GGGATTGGTATCTTGCTTGATGGTCTTTATGGAACGGGGACTGGTTCCACTGTTTCTGT GGAAAATGTGGGACTTCTTGGCCTGACTCGAGTTGGAAGTCGCAGAGTTGTTCAGATTTCTGCTGGTTTTATGATATTCTTCTCTACTTTAG GAAAGTTTGGAGCTGTATTTGCATCTATACCCTTCCCGATATTTGCTGCATTGTACTGCGTTCTATTTGGTCTTGTTG GTGCAGTTGGAATATCATTTCTTCAGTTTACAAACATGAACTCTATGAGAAATCTTATCATCATTGGTCTCTCATTGTTCCTTGGAATATCTGTTCCCCAATTTTTCAATGAATACTGGACTTCTTCACACCATGGCCCTGTTCATACTGACGCCGGATGG TTCAATGCATTTTTAAATACAATATTCTCGTCACCAGCAACAGTAGGATTGATTGTAGCAGTCATCCTCGACAACACTCTTGAAGTTGAAAAGTCGAAGAAAGATCGTGGGATGCCATGGTGGGTGAAGTTTAGAACATTTAGAGGTGATAATAGAAATGAAGAATTTTATACTTTGCCGTTCAATCTTAACAGGTTCTTCCCACCTACATGA
- the LOC123909197 gene encoding nucleobase-ascorbate transporter 1 isoform X3 translates to MLGTSVMIPSLLVPAMGGSSGDKARVIQTLLFVAGINTLLQALFGTRLPAVVGGSFAYVIPVAYIIGDSSLQRINDPHERFIHTMRAIQGALIVASSIQIVLGYSQVWGLFSRFFSPLGMAPVVGLVGLGLIHRGFPTLGNCVEIGIPMLLLVIGLSQYLKHVRPFRDIPIFERFPVLICVAIVWIYSVILTASGAYSHRPSITQHNCRTDRANLISTAPWYLKITILFLLIRFILTVITKVSFHGYRFMFPYPLQWGPPTFSAGHSFAMMSAVLVSMVESTGAYKAASRLAIATPPPAYVLSRGIGWQGIGILLDGLYGTGTGSTVSVENVGLLGLTRVGSRRVVQISAGFMIFFSTLGKFGAVFASIPFPIFAALYCVLFGLVGAVGISFLQFTNMNSMRNLIIIGLSLFLGISVPQFFNEYWTSSHHGPVHTDAGWFNAFLNTIFSSPATVGLIVAVILDNTLEVEKSKKDRGMPWWVKFRTFRGDNRNEEFYTLPFNLNRFFPPT, encoded by the exons ATGCTTGGCACAAGTGTGATGATACCTTCATTGCTCGTTCCGGCTATGGGAGGAAGTTCT GGTGACAAGGCAAGGGTAATACAGACCCTTCTTTTTGTAGCCGGCATTAACACACTTCTCCAAGCACTTTTTGGAACAAGATTGCCTGCGGTAGTTGGAGGCTCATTTGCATATGTAATTCCAGTTGCTTATATTATCGGTGACTCTTCATTGCAACGAATTAATGATCCTCACGAA AGATTTATACATACAATGCGAGCTATACAAGGAGCTTTAATTGTAGCTTCAAGTATTCAGATAGTCCTCGGTTACAGCCAAGTCTGGGGTCTTTTTTCAAG ATTTTTCAGTCCTCTTGGCATGGCACCTGTAGTTGGATTGGTTGGACTAGGATTAATTCATCGAGGATTTCCCACG TTAGGGAACTGTGTAGAAATTGGTATACCGATGCTGTTGTTGGTCATTGGATTGTCACAA TATCTAAAGCATGTGAGACCATTTAGAGACATTCCTATCTTTGAACGTTTCCCGGTTTTGATTTGTGTTGCAATTGTTTGGATCTATTCTGTCATCTTGACTGCCAGTGGAGCTTACAGTCATAGACCTTCTATAACACAACATAATTGTCGTACGGACCGAGCTAATCTGATATCTACTGCCCCATGGTACctcaaaataacaattttatttCTCCTGATTCGTTTCATACTTACGGTGATTACTAAGGTTTCTTTTCATGGTTATAGGTTCATGTTCCCGTACCCTTTACAGTGGGGTCCGCCCACATTTTCTGCTGGTCATTCATTTGCTATGATGTCTGCAGTTCTTGTCTCAATGGTGGAG TCAACTGGTGCGTATAAGGCAGCATCTCGGCTGGCGATTGCCACTCCACCTCCTGCTTATGTGTTGAGTCGAGGCATTGGTTGGCAG GGGATTGGTATCTTGCTTGATGGTCTTTATGGAACGGGGACTGGTTCCACTGTTTCTGT GGAAAATGTGGGACTTCTTGGCCTGACTCGAGTTGGAAGTCGCAGAGTTGTTCAGATTTCTGCTGGTTTTATGATATTCTTCTCTACTTTAG GAAAGTTTGGAGCTGTATTTGCATCTATACCCTTCCCGATATTTGCTGCATTGTACTGCGTTCTATTTGGTCTTGTTG GTGCAGTTGGAATATCATTTCTTCAGTTTACAAACATGAACTCTATGAGAAATCTTATCATCATTGGTCTCTCATTGTTCCTTGGAATATCTGTTCCCCAATTTTTCAATGAATACTGGACTTCTTCACACCATGGCCCTGTTCATACTGACGCCGGATGG TTCAATGCATTTTTAAATACAATATTCTCGTCACCAGCAACAGTAGGATTGATTGTAGCAGTCATCCTCGACAACACTCTTGAAGTTGAAAAGTCGAAGAAAGATCGTGGGATGCCATGGTGGGTGAAGTTTAGAACATTTAGAGGTGATAATAGAAATGAAGAATTTTATACTTTGCCGTTCAATCTTAACAGGTTCTTCCCACCTACATGA